AATCGTACACAACAAGTCCGAACAAGTACTTAATGAACCAGCCGATTGATACGGGAATGCacaattttagttatttaacgAAAACTGTTAAAACATGATAGATATCTACGAGTactaataactattaaaatgcgaaagtgtatatgttgcctttttatttgtttgtttctgTCTACTTTCGtaatgaaacggagcgaccgattgacatgattttcattttttctatgttcaatatcaaatagaaaaaatggttcaaattcagatatatgtatgaactacgcggagagaaatatagaaccgagtttgagcaatctgttaattcatattagttgatgttcacaagttgttgttgagagtcgagagctcatgcagTCGTTGTCTAaaaggcctcctagctaaataaaattacaaatcaccccccaggcctctacacaacgcctccattttctttctgggtctcttaccgcccccttgacacctgcagcgccccCAAGAGGGCGTTATCGCCCCCTTTGGGAAAGACTGATCTAGACATTTCTCTGTCTAaccgtctaccgaactcggctagtaTCTTCCAAGCGCAAGTACTGGTCATAGAAAAATCCTGCGATTTTCTATTGGAAAACCACAAGACTATACGTAAAGCAGCAATATTTATGGATAGCCAGGCAGAGCTTCTGGCCTTGTCTTCGCCCATGACAAACTCCAATATACCACAACTGCAAGAAAGCactaagcgcaataaaagacaagcttcAACTAGACTTGATCTATGTtccccggccacaggaacattttcggtaacgaaaaagcagacgagttggcaaagacAGGAGCTTttctcaacgaatccgaggcggagctaataccaagcccgctagaaTCGATCAAAGAAGAGAtcatagacaatttcaacaagctGCAAATAACAGATGGGAAAACATAAGAAAATGCATCATAACTAAACATTTAGGGTCAACatatgacaagaaaagaacTAACGACCTATTAAATAGGTCTAGGAAAAGTATCTACGGAGTAACAGCTACCATAACAGGGCACTGAAACATTTAGAGAACATgtgtccaaaatgggtatgccctacatctgccgaggctgcggaaTAGCAGAGAAccaggaaacaattttccactttctctgtgaatgcccagccctaTCACAGATCCGATacagaacacttggaatccatcaagcaccaaaccttgaatggatttctactaaaagcatatcagacataagtagcttcatcgaaacctcaaaataatGTAGTTTGAAAGAGAAGATGGAACGTTATAGCAGATACATAAGGTCTACGaatagtgcatcaaaatggcacagcaagtgctaattgagcccgtaAGACAACAGGTCTACACTCCTACTTACTTACCTACCTGCATCGGTATTCCCTTAACCGGCCCTCCAATAATGCATGTCGAAACCGTCATCAACctgtttttatacttttgcaaccagttgctacagagtacatattaaagttttgttcacctaacggttgcacGTATCACCTAACACTAAgtgagatagatataggatatacatatatataaatatgtatataaatgatcagagtgacgagaaaagttaaaatccggttgactgtctgtctgtccgtccgttgaagctataacttgagtaaaaattgagatattttaataaaacttgatATACAGGTTccttggaaaacaaaaaaaatctaattcaTAGACGGGCGTAATCGGACGACTGTCCCGCCCACAAACCGCCATTtaccgaaaacctataaggtGCCATTACTAAtcacttaattaagatataaaactgtaatttggtgcAGAGGATCACAGTAGCAAGATATGCCTGTGGataaaagagttaaaaaaattgGGTGTGGCCCTGCACAAATATTACGAGAGCtactaccgacagtgtgaaaattaatgaaatcggatgaaaccCCGACTCACTCccaatataacggtactgttcaaatctactaaaagcgcaataaatcaataactgaattcggcagaaacgtaaaaattttCCGACGGGTTAGTATGATAGAGCGTTTTAGGGGCCGgggtaaaataaatatacctatagttgatttttgatcgaaaatgtcggtcaatttgtgatatatataactgaaattaaaggataatctttctcttataatggtatgtctgaatgttaaaaatgggttgaatcggaccaatacgtTTCTTAACCCcatatgtttaatataaagaatttcgaacttccgggtgactttgtacggcatatatcgcccaatatgtgagttatcccaaaaaaaataagtgagcgtgttttactcataacagtgtatctttacgtcaaaaataaataaattttagcgaaaacttgacttaccccctatataactaatatcaagattttcgaacatccaacTGACTTTACTCTGTACGAGTATgattggttttataccttaaagtatttccttggttttgatttttgcaagatgcaaaagtattaaatgttcgattgcacccgaacttagcccttccttgcttgtttagttaattttcaataacaaataaaacgcATTTACTAATCTTAATATTGtggccaaaaattaatttttttataaagataagggtttgccattatgttttaaaaattatttagggTAAGGTCCACCGCGGCAGGCTCCAGCCGATAGGCCGAATTTtcaaccactttttgcagcaattacGGCCGTTTTTCAGAAAAAGCGGACCGAATGTCCCAGAAAGCTTATTTAAGCAGGATTACGTCTTACAATCTCCTAGGCCAGGTATATGGACACAAGTGTGTACAGTACAACTCCTCAACAAATCGGAAAGAAAAATGTGCGACTGATGTACTAAGAAGTCTGTGGGGTATTTGACGCATCCtaaatttgagttcaaaatttGCATTCACGTACAATTATTCTTGTTATTTTAGTGGATGGTGGTGGTTTGTCACCTTCACCACTTGACTATAACCCAAAAACTCCTAcgtgttaaaaaatgtttactatcaGTTTCAGTTTTAGCAAGAAACAGCCTCTAACATCGTCgcaaaatgactgtaaactagCTCAGTTGAACTGATCCTAATAAAGGATTTTCCAATAATAgtgttattcaaaaaaaaaaagaacactaATTGCTaaggaaatttaaatgtttatttcatgAAAAATGTATCATGTTAAATATCCCCTCAAGTCTTGGAGACCATTCACTCTCAGAATTTCCTGAAATAATCAAAACTCTAAAATTTTCTCACAAtgattcggttgttgcacgtacATACGTGCTGTGCGGCACGTACCCtcgttggaaccagatgttgtcaagatcaacttcttccagttgcgaccataaaaagttggttaacATCGGTCTATACTGCTCTGCATTGACAGTCACTATGTCAAATTGTCAATTTCGGTGAATGTAATTGTTGTTCATTAATAATTTggcgattttttttgcattgacagttttgtatatttaccgcaccactcaggtttccttaaaaaattgttatcgtTATCAAATTGCAAAATCAGCAAATCCACGACTTTTACTGTGgcccaatggcttcagttcttgagaaCAATTTTACGGATCCAAGCCCAAATCATTTCTCAAAACCCGACAGGTTGTGGTTTGAAAAACTCCCAATTCTTGACAAATCAACAAATTGCGGTATTCAGAAACACTTCCTTGCACGGcagatatattttctttacttcaaGCGGAACGATTTCATggtgaaattgtaaaaattactgAATAGAAAAATTGCAGATCGTGACATATTAAATTGGCCGAAATGTCACTttgaaatcatatcatccctattggatCCGGTAGAGTTACAcacaaaaatgtgttgaaaattttagtaaaacaataaaaaatcgattaatatTTTAGAGCCAGTTTCAGTACCATCAATTCAAGCTGCTTCTTTGAAAATCCAGACCGTCAATGGTGCGATTGTGATAACTTCTTTATATCTCCCGCCTCGATTCAATGTAATCAAAGAAACTTTTAAATCGCTTTTCCACAAAATCTGTCGTATAGATGAACCATACTGACTGAAGTACAAGCAGAAGTGTCACAGTTTCAAAATACTAAATCGCCTGGCACAGACAATGTTAATGCACAACAGTGCCGTAGCTagggggggcgaagggggccgtcgcctcgggcgcaacgtcttgggggcggcaaaatggtatttaaaaactccaattcgggcaaaaattcctgcaaattgtgtcaaaagtgtacaagatatagggagaaaatgggttttttctatggcttttaataagatgtcttgtaaattgactatcaatttcctcaaaaaccgtattgtgagaattgtggaacttcagaattagcgtggcttctagttcctaaattttatatacttaactagctgttaccctgtgcgtttcgctacacctaaatcgattaaaactcttaagggtttttactttgtgttttatttattgttgtaaaactgttacttatttataaaacatttataaaacatattggtatacaacatttttggtttttccacctggcgcgtaaatgaataagcaccttggtgttcccactctcgagcatgcgacgaacaattgggcGTGGGAAAAGCACGGTTCTTCCAtgttgacgccgcacacttgaaacgtttgcccttgcgatttgttgatggtcatcgcaaaggcaagacgtactgggaactgcaagcgcttaaattcaaacggcatgtccgttggaatcatgggaatgcgtggtaagagtacaacttcacctgctgccttgccatttagtattgttgcttcaatcaaatttggccacaattttttcactgaaagtcttgtgccattacacaaagtcggtggcttcagatttcgtagaagtataatgggtgaaccgactttcaggaccaaacgatgcggtggcagaccggggggatccaaagaattcaagaattcagttggataattgacaacttcatcttgattttaaacgctatcaatcgatgtacatatatgttttagcttctcctggcagtttttcttgaatggcaaaattgatttcgttgacgtgtacatttttcggtgtcaatattgcgcgttcacttaaataatcgtggcgttgatagtgttgaacaatattcggaaatacactttcaatcaattcttctttcgattgtaaaagtgtacaaaagttgttcggcaatgtgatcaaaccggtatcatcgattggcattttgccttcgccaatgtccaacaactgtttcgaaaacgccgctgcggatcgatcattttgcaattggactcgcatgttgatggtaagagtcagcctttgaacatgtctccacaaaactgacgattttaaacatacgtttattttgTCGGCAgaagttgatcgaggaatgactgacaaagtttgccgaaaatcgccggataataagactaatgctccgccaaaaatttgttgcttttggcgtaaatcttgcattgttctattgaatgcttctaatgactttttgttagccattgggcactcatcccatagaactattccagctcctcgcaaaacttttgccattgttgaattcctcgatatgttgcacgttggtgttttaacgacttggatgttcaacggtagtttcaacgcagaatgtgctgttcggccgccatcaagtagagtagcagcgatgcctgacgaagcaattgccagcgcacCATAGtaccgtatagtagcaagaatcaaagagaccagaaacgttttccctgtaccaccgaGCGCGtcaagaaagtagaatccaccggcgttattgtcaaccgctcgtataatcttatcataagcatttttctgctgaatattcaatttggtaatgttagcttgtatgaaagcacgcaattcattgcaatcgtattgttgttcacgttgaagctcatggtcaatgactgggcgcagtaatgccaagttgcgctaatgccttattcgcaattgtaaggcacagatcttcaaccaatattaaagcagaattatacatttgtaacgtatatagcaagtctgcgtccgatgctcgattacgcgccaaaattaataagtcctcggtcatgcagtctttgtacttattccacagttattgcggatttgacggaaggcatgtagatattattatggcgaatagtacacatatttgttttggatgagatgtgagtgatgcgtcatgaagtgcggtgtcccaatgcatatcatcttctaacaaatgcaatcgctggcatgcttcacgatacgtcgcacacaactgaccgtcaacagttttcaaatcatcaaatgatcttggtccgcgcacgttgactaatagcagacgcaaataaaaacattcggcgttgttcgaatggatggtgtaaatgcgtcttatggcatcgggtttacggacatttggataaccgtcaactcgctccccttgctttcgtcgttgaaatgttttcgatgatggattccaagtgaaatattgtggtatttcggaatatagcaatgttcttgcaaattcattgttttcacacaactcgaaaaaggtagttagtgttgtccccggtggtcgtgctagagtatgcatatttgaagtaggGGGAATGTTgggccacgttttgatttcggttaaaaagtcacataaaagttattttttgtgaaaattccaaagcatggatttgtagtgcgagtcgtaaccttctttttgataacattggtttgataaaattctacaaaaatttaaaagttatagccattggcgcaaaaaacctgattttgcgattttgaaaaaaggtggGGATTGTTACCggtgaaaaacgtttatttatcaatggaaatgaaTGAGAGATTCATAAATCataagaaaaataggaattggcgaaaaaattattccgactcgcagtggatgcaggtgtaagtgttcgggttcggtccggcacatttcaagtgaacccctcgatcacaaacgatgcaatgggccgtgttttgacgattctcgtgcttcggcatctttttcttgcaaatcgtgcaaaaatcgaagtcctcttcgatgtcggtttcggtcggagacgggcttctcttccgtggcgtcttcgatttgccacggcctttttgcttcctggctgctggttcatcggctgccttcgtcaatttttgctgcttttttcggccttgtcacgcagatctgcgacaacctcaggcgatgtcaaaatcgttgactccattgtcttgcggccacgttttgatttcggcgcaGGTGTGGCCATTTCAAcgggccaaccgatttcaatgcatcacggagctgtggagccgaaacaagagacaacgacgatgatgcaacaccacttgttgaagctggagcacttgtcgatgcctccgacgttgacacctcctcattcgcagcagtcacaatggcatcaccagaggcaagaactcgacgttgattgtcggcgtctttctcttcgtcgccgaacaaattttcgccgctcagttccgaagcgacaaagtcaacttcagtgaaaatttgcgggttgaacgggtagatgccagttgttcggaagccgaatttgatggttttcggcgttaacataacatcgaggcactgatcgacaaggagcggcacatgatgcagatcgaaagtgacaccaatgttggactttttccatgcatcatgcttcacggtcatcatgcctttaaatggtgcaaataccgcaacatctagcggctgcattttgtgcgtgcatttcggcggaaaagaCAGCAACGTGATGCCATGATCCAACGCCAAATCTATCGCCTCGATCGATAAATGCGAACCGTGGTTGTCCAGCAGCAACATGGTTGGCGAATCGGTATTAGCACCGGTGTGCTTGATGAAATGACGCATGAATTGAGGGAATACGTCAGAGTTCATGTAACCAGAACCGttcgcaacaccaacagcgccatgactcgcatgagtcataaaaatctctttcctgttgactcggggaaagaggaagaatggcggtatagactggccactagcgctgacggccaaagccaaagtctggttggcacggtcgggcacccggtttcatccatgttccatattcggtgaggttcaaacggcgtcttaccgagaacggatgaaaggttggcaaagaatgcatcgacattctctttgttgaattgcttcgcacggctctggcttacttgctctggtgttcgcagtgacaaatttttgtggcgTTTCATGAACGCCTACTGCCAATCCTTACTCGCCTGTTGATTGTCGTTCCATGGATCCGGGTACGACGCGCCAACTTTCCGAGCAAATTCATACGCGAGCTTACGAAGCTCCATCAAACTAATTCCATACTTGATGTCGCTGGCCTGGAGAATGTAGCTTATCAGCGCCTTCTCTTGTTCGATGATGAggatctgaaataaaaaaaaaattatttattattcggtgaaagaaaaagaaagaaaccagcagaactcactgtttttgtgcccatcgtcgtgctttcagccagcaaattcttcattacatcggcattggcagtagtaactcgatgctcgcaccatcaaatgctgcaatataacgcatcaggttggtcctcggatttttgtgtgccgtcgcagattgtcgaacgctgttgtgatgtattttcaccgacttgatcgcctccaaaatgttgtcgaaatcaacaattttctcttgtttgggatagtaccgcggcataatgactaaaaaaaatttttcggagcacgaaactatcaggaaatgttgaaaaactattgtgttgttgaaattctcTCGAGATTCCCCAAacgctcatatttgcaaaatggcggtggataatgaacacaatgtaaattcgtgcaaaatttcttttgtgtgtcgaaggctaaaggctcaactaatattataaacatatttacctggatTAATTAtgggaaaatgtgaaaaaaatcaactgtacacagagttgaaaaaaaactttcggagtgtcgaatttctttttgttgtcgcagagaggttataacacgtgttcacagctcgagtgctatatagaaactgagcttagtatgagacgagccgatgacagttggttgcagctgtcaacctaTACTAGGGAAAAAATATCGCGCTGGCCCGGGATTCCCTACCTGCCCAACATTCCCCACCTTCCcctacataaataaaaatatgcatatttgaagtacataaataaaaatggaaaacttaacctaaaactacatcttaaactatgaattttacccacacacgcatatgcaataagacccaccaacagtgtatttgcgaaccgcatggaaaaaacacacaatgttgaaacacttttttttacccacaccgcgcattttcaagcgacaatcgaacctcattgcatcacatatgaaacaacaacaatactcacttgctttgtgttgtacgcagcatgttaatcacgttgaaatctgagaaaaatactcacaatgttgaaacattttttttgatacactcagtgcattcggaacacttacgttctgtatgtcttgttagcttgacagtcatccatagaaagaacgaatgacaggcagACACGgtcaacatgcgatgtcaatgttttttattaattgtaaacatccaccagttgtttttgtttttttttttttttgcacaacgtgcaatgatacacacattaaatttcttatgtgcaccttccaacagaccccaatcacccctgaaaatttcattgaaatcgggcaagccgtctaggaggagtatgcgaacaggaagttttggcacttaattttatatatatagatagaagatatcgaaggtattttgtaaaaattcacttttgttcgaaccactttatgaaacttgtaggtaggtagataaaggggggcggcagaacatccttggagattacattgttaccttacaaaaacaatttctaaacaaatttcgaaTAACTTCGGATGCAAAGTGCATATCTCTTAGTAAGTTGTTCCGAAAGCTATACTATCCGATctgaacttgattccgatcgttcagtttgtgaaGATGACAGCGAAAgttttatatgctatagttaaccgatctgaacaatttcttcggagattacattgttaccttagaaaataatctataccaaatttcatgaatacatcttgtcaaatgtgaaagttttccctactcgaacttgattccgatcgttcagattgtatgacagctatatgctatagttaaccgatctaaacaatttcttcggagattacattgctgccttagaaaataatctataccaaatttcgttaatacatcttgtcaaatgtgaaagttttccatacacgaacttgattccgatcgttcagattgtatgacagctatatgctatagttaaccgatctaaataatttcttcggagattacattgttaccttagaaaataatctataccaaatttcatgaatatatcttgtcaaatgcaaaagttttctataccagaacttttttccgatcgttcagtttgtatgacagctatatgctatagttaaccgatctaaacaatttcttcggagattacattgctgccttagaaaataatctataccaaatttcatgaatatatcttgtcaaatgtgaaagttttccatacacgaacttgattccgatcgttcagtttatatggcagctatatgctatagttaaccgatctgaacaatttcttcggagattacattgctgccttagaaaataatctataccaaatttcgtgaatatatcttgtcaaatgtaaaagttttccatacaagaacttgattccgaccgtttgcttcttcggagattacattgttaccttagaaaatgatctataccaaatttcgtgaatatatcttgtcaaatgcaaaatgaTCATTGACAGCTATGTTAACCgatgaacaatttctttagagATTACTGCCTCAAAAAAtagtgaagatacattgtcaattgtatggcagctgctatagttaaccgaatttcttcggagattacattgttaccttagaaaataatctataccaaatttcatgaatatatcttgtcaaatgtgaaagttttccatacacgaacttgattccgatcgttcagattgtatgacagctatatgctatagttaaccgatctgaacaatttcttcggaaattacattgttaccttagaaaataatctataccaaatttcatgaatatatcttgtcaaatgtgaaagttttccatacaagaacttgattccgatcgttcagattgtatgacagctatatgctatagttaaccgatctgatcaatttcttcggagattacattgttgccttagaaaataatctataccaaattt
Above is a genomic segment from Bactrocera neohumeralis isolate Rockhampton unplaced genomic scaffold, APGP_CSIRO_Bneo_wtdbg2-racon-allhic-juicebox.fasta_v2 cluster09, whole genome shotgun sequence containing:
- the LOC126764099 gene encoding uncharacterized protein LOC126764099 — encoded protein: MTHASHGAVGVANGSGYMNSDVFPQFMRHFIKHTGANTDSPTMLLLDNHGSHLSIEAIDLALDHGITLLSFPPKCTHKMQPLDVAVFAPFKGMMTVKHDAWKKSNIGVTFDLHHVPLLVDQCLDVMLTPKTIKFGFRTTGIYPFNPQIFTEVDFVASELSGENLFGDEEKDADNQRRVLASGDAIVTAANEEVSTSEASTSAPASTSGAASSSLSLVSAPQLRDALKSVGPLKLGTPAPKSKRGRKTMESTILTSPEVVADLRDKAEKKRQKLTKAADEPAVKKQKGRGKSKTPRKRSPSPTETDIEEDFDFCTICKKKMPKHENRQNTAHCIVCDRGVHLKCAGPNPNTYTCIHCESK